A part of Bosea sp. (in: a-proteobacteria) genomic DNA contains:
- the ftsA gene encoding cell division protein FtsA produces the protein MSLFSQGLTPRLRPLSLRKSATLSVLDVGTSKVVCLIAELQPTESSDRLRGRTHLARVIGIGHTRSLGLKGGAVVDLEAAERSIRQAVDAAERMAKVEVQSVIVNQTGGRLGSHSFAASVDLRAGSVADQDVRRVLAAAASHSVRPGRAVLHALPTGFALDGQPGVTDPRGLMGRSLAVDMHVVTGEGSAARNLMLAVERCNLSVEAVVATPYASGLSALVDDEAEMGVVLVDMGGGTTSIGVFSQGHLMHVDGVAVGGQHITMDLARGLSTKVSAAERLKTLYGGTIAAASDERDIITVPAVDEDERDHQNHVPKSQLIRIIRPRVEEILELVRDRLKAAGVSSDAGRRVVLTGGACQLTGLPELARSVLGGPVRIGRPLGIKGLPEAAKGPPFTGAVGLLVYPQVAHIEHFEPRSSGGHLATGTDGGYFTRVGRWLKDSF, from the coding sequence ATGAGCCTGTTCTCCCAGGGCCTGACGCCGCGGTTGCGCCCGCTCTCCTTGCGCAAAAGCGCAACCTTGTCGGTGCTGGATGTCGGCACCAGCAAGGTCGTGTGCCTGATCGCCGAACTCCAGCCGACCGAAAGCAGCGACCGCCTGCGCGGACGCACGCATCTGGCCCGCGTCATCGGCATTGGCCACACCCGCTCCCTTGGCCTCAAGGGCGGCGCGGTGGTCGATCTCGAAGCGGCCGAGCGCTCCATCCGGCAGGCCGTTGACGCAGCCGAACGCATGGCGAAGGTCGAGGTCCAGTCCGTCATCGTCAACCAGACCGGCGGCCGGCTCGGCTCCCACAGCTTTGCAGCCAGCGTCGATCTTCGCGCCGGCTCGGTGGCTGATCAGGACGTGCGGCGCGTGCTCGCCGCAGCCGCTTCGCATTCGGTGCGTCCGGGCCGCGCCGTGCTGCACGCGCTGCCGACGGGCTTCGCGCTCGACGGCCAGCCCGGCGTGACTGATCCGCGCGGGCTGATGGGCCGCTCGCTGGCCGTCGACATGCATGTGGTCACGGGCGAGGGCTCGGCCGCGCGCAACCTGATGCTTGCCGTCGAACGCTGCAATCTTTCCGTTGAAGCGGTCGTCGCCACGCCCTATGCGTCCGGCCTCTCCGCCCTTGTCGATGACGAGGCCGAAATGGGCGTGGTGCTCGTCGACATGGGCGGCGGCACGACCTCGATCGGCGTCTTCTCGCAGGGCCACCTGATGCATGTCGATGGCGTCGCGGTCGGCGGCCAACACATCACCATGGATCTGGCGCGCGGGCTCTCGACCAAGGTCTCCGCGGCTGAACGGCTCAAAACGCTCTATGGCGGCACGATCGCCGCCGCATCCGACGAACGCGACATCATCACCGTCCCGGCCGTGGACGAGGATGAGCGCGACCATCAGAACCACGTGCCCAAGTCGCAGCTTATCCGCATCATCCGGCCGCGCGTGGAGGAAATTCTCGAGCTTGTCCGGGACCGCCTGAAGGCTGCCGGCGTTTCCAGCGATGCTGGGCGCAGGGTCGTCCTCACGGGTGGAGCCTGTCAGCTCACGGGCCTGCCCGAACTGGCGCGATCGGTTCTCGGAGGGCCGGTCCGCATCGGCCGGCCTCTCGGAATCAAGGGCCTGCCCGAGGCCGCGAAGGGCCCCCCCTTCACCGGCGCGGTCGGACTTCTGGTGTATCCGCAAGTGGCGCATATCGAGCATTTCGAGCCGCGCTCCTCGGGAGGTCATCTCGCGACCGGTACGGATGGAGGCTACTTCACCCGTGTCGGCCGATGGCTGAAGGACAGCTTCTGA
- a CDS encoding FtsQ-type POTRA domain-containing protein, protein MDGGGRLLRSLTMALFGVRSQRVRPGDIDVPLLVGERSGRRALLLGLWPFGSRASVTLPLHERVSGKLFPMAALAALGVIVLSGLARGGQLDTFRERFGEPHHVAARLIGLGMDRVTISGVVELEPTEVLQAAGVSPRGSLAFFDVNAARTRLEAQPLVREATVRKLYPGELTIQIKEREAFALWQLNGEISIISSDGTVIDKFRDGRFAHLPLVVGPGANKRARDYVALLNEAGSLRGQIRGATLVSERRWTLKLTNGLDVRLPEEDPEAALRRLERLSREQKLLDKDVIAIDLRQPDRITVRLTEEAAAARSEMLKNRPKPKGGAA, encoded by the coding sequence ATGGATGGTGGAGGACGCCTCCTGCGATCGTTGACGATGGCGCTCTTCGGAGTGCGGTCCCAGCGCGTTCGCCCGGGAGACATCGATGTGCCGCTGCTTGTCGGCGAGCGCTCGGGGCGCAGGGCCCTGCTGCTCGGCCTGTGGCCATTCGGCTCGCGCGCTTCCGTGACGCTGCCGCTCCACGAGCGCGTCTCGGGCAAGCTCTTCCCCATGGCAGCGCTCGCCGCTCTCGGCGTGATCGTCTTGTCCGGCCTGGCGCGCGGCGGGCAACTCGATACCTTCCGCGAGCGCTTCGGCGAACCGCACCATGTGGCGGCGCGGCTGATCGGCCTCGGCATGGATCGGGTCACGATTTCCGGAGTGGTCGAACTTGAGCCGACCGAAGTGCTGCAGGCCGCCGGCGTCAGCCCCAGGGGCTCGCTCGCCTTCTTCGACGTCAACGCGGCGCGGACACGCCTCGAGGCCCAGCCGCTGGTGCGCGAGGCCACTGTTCGCAAGCTCTATCCGGGCGAACTCACCATCCAGATCAAGGAGCGCGAGGCCTTTGCGCTCTGGCAGCTCAACGGCGAGATCTCGATCATCTCCTCCGACGGCACCGTGATCGACAAGTTCCGCGACGGCCGCTTCGCGCATCTGCCGCTCGTGGTGGGTCCGGGCGCCAACAAGCGTGCGCGGGACTATGTCGCCCTGCTCAATGAAGCGGGATCGCTGCGCGGTCAGATCCGCGGCGCGACGCTGGTGTCCGAGAGGCGCTGGACGCTGAAGCTCACCAATGGACTCGACGTGCGCCTGCCGGAAGAAGACCCGGAGGCGGCGCTCCGCCGGCTCGAACGTCTTTCAAGAGAGCAGAAGCTGCTCGACAAGGACGTGATCGCCATCGACCTGCGGCAGCCTGACCGCATCACCGTGCGCCTGACCGAGGAAGCGGCGGCAGCCCGCTCCGAAATGCTGAAGAACCGGCCCAAGCCGAAGGGAGGCGCGGCATGA
- a CDS encoding D-alanine--D-alanine ligase, which translates to MAKHVAVLMGGWSAERPVSLNSGRQIADAAESIGYQVTRIDAQRDVAEVLSRLRPDVVVNCLHGPWGEDGCIQGVLEVLAIPYTHSGVLASALAMHKARAKAVVAAAGVDVAAGVVVSRFEAARRHVRQPPYVIKPVDDGSSIGIVIVKKDRSHPPQELAREDWPCGDWMLAEEFIPGRELTCAVLGDRALDVIEITTSTGDFYDYDAKYAPGGSIHILPAPLKPKIYQQVQEWALTAHQAIGCRGVSRSDFRYDEDNDRLVWLEVNTQPGMTATSLVPELAAHAGLEFGELVRWMVEDASCDR; encoded by the coding sequence ATGGCGAAGCATGTGGCTGTATTGATGGGGGGCTGGTCGGCAGAACGACCCGTCTCGCTCAACTCGGGCAGGCAGATAGCCGATGCGGCTGAAAGCATCGGCTATCAGGTCACGCGCATCGACGCCCAGCGCGACGTGGCCGAGGTGCTGTCGCGGCTCAGGCCCGATGTGGTGGTCAACTGCCTGCACGGGCCGTGGGGCGAGGATGGCTGCATCCAGGGCGTGCTGGAGGTCCTGGCGATCCCCTACACCCATTCCGGCGTGCTCGCTTCGGCTCTCGCCATGCACAAGGCGCGGGCGAAGGCGGTGGTGGCCGCGGCTGGCGTGGATGTAGCCGCCGGCGTGGTGGTCAGCCGCTTCGAGGCCGCCAGGCGCCATGTCAGGCAGCCGCCCTATGTGATCAAGCCGGTGGATGACGGCTCGTCCATTGGCATCGTCATCGTCAAGAAGGACCGTTCCCATCCGCCGCAGGAACTGGCGCGCGAGGATTGGCCCTGCGGCGACTGGATGCTGGCGGAGGAATTCATCCCCGGCCGGGAGCTGACCTGCGCCGTCCTTGGCGACAGGGCGCTCGACGTGATCGAGATCACCACCTCGACCGGCGATTTCTACGATTACGATGCGAAGTACGCTCCGGGGGGCTCGATCCACATCCTGCCGGCTCCTCTTAAACCGAAAATTTACCAACAGGTTCAAGAGTGGGCGTTAACGGCGCATCAAGCAATCGGCTGTCGCGGCGTGAGCCGCTCGGACTTCCGTTATGACGAGGACAATGATCGCCTTGTCTGGCTGGAGGTCAACACACAGCCCGGCATGACGGCCACGAGTCTTGTTCCCGAGTTGGCGGCCCATGCGGGCCTTGAGTTTGGCGAGTTGGTGCGATGGATGGTGGAGGACGCCTCCTGCGATCGTTGA
- a CDS encoding DUF2892 domain-containing protein, whose product MTTNIGTIDRILRIAAGIALLAFAFLSGGDWWWAGLIGVVPLATGLLGWCPAYTLLGLSTCPLSGATPR is encoded by the coding sequence ATGACCACGAACATTGGAACCATCGACCGCATCCTTCGCATCGCAGCCGGCATTGCCTTGCTTGCTTTCGCCTTTCTGTCAGGCGGCGACTGGTGGTGGGCCGGCTTGATCGGCGTCGTGCCGCTCGCCACGGGCCTGCTGGGCTGGTGCCCCGCCTACACGCTCCTGGGGCTCAGCACTTGCCCCCTCAGCGGCGCGACGCCCCGCTGA
- the murB gene encoding UDP-N-acetylmuramate dehydrogenase encodes MSDPAADRLASLAALMPALRGRLLAGQPLAPLTWFRVGGAAEILFTPADEADLAYFLAACPQSLPVQVIGVGSNLIVRDGGVPGVVVRLSPRGFGQVATEGELVRAGAAALDKRVAEVAAEAGLGGLEFYHGIPGTIGGAVTMNAGANQGETKDVLVEARGVLRDGRIVTLSHADLAFAYRRSNPPAGMIFTEALFRGRHEPGQTIRERMAAVQHHRETAQPIREKTGGSTFKNPPGQSAWKLIDAAGCRGLRKGGAQVSEMHCNFLINADDASSADIEALGEEVRARVMAHSGIELQWEIKRIGTA; translated from the coding sequence ATGTCCGATCCCGCCGCCGACCGCCTTGCCAGCCTTGCCGCGCTGATGCCCGCACTGCGGGGTCGTCTGCTGGCCGGCCAGCCTCTCGCGCCGCTCACCTGGTTCCGCGTGGGTGGGGCGGCGGAGATCCTGTTCACGCCGGCCGATGAAGCCGATCTCGCCTATTTCCTGGCTGCCTGCCCGCAGTCGCTGCCCGTGCAGGTGATCGGCGTGGGCTCGAACCTGATCGTGCGCGATGGCGGCGTGCCGGGCGTGGTGGTGCGGTTGTCGCCGCGCGGCTTCGGGCAGGTGGCCACCGAGGGTGAACTTGTGCGTGCCGGTGCGGCCGCGCTGGACAAGCGCGTGGCGGAGGTCGCGGCTGAGGCCGGGCTTGGCGGCCTCGAGTTCTACCATGGCATTCCCGGCACGATCGGCGGCGCCGTCACCATGAATGCCGGCGCGAACCAAGGCGAGACCAAGGATGTGCTGGTCGAGGCCCGCGGCGTGCTGCGCGACGGGCGCATCGTGACCCTGAGCCATGCCGATCTGGCTTTCGCCTATCGCCGATCGAACCCGCCGGCGGGGATGATCTTCACCGAAGCGCTGTTCAGGGGGCGACACGAGCCGGGACAGACGATTCGCGAACGCATGGCTGCGGTCCAGCATCACCGCGAGACTGCTCAGCCCATCCGCGAGAAGACCGGCGGCTCGACCTTCAAGAACCCGCCCGGACAATCTGCCTGGAAGCTGATCGACGCGGCCGGATGTCGTGGCCTGCGCAAGGGCGGGGCACAGGTGAGCGAGATGCACTGCAATTTCCTGATCAACGCCGACGATGCGTCGTCCGCCGACATCGAGGCGCTGGGCGAGGAGGTCCGCGCCCGCGTCATGGCGCATAGCGGCATCGAGCTGCAATGGGAGATCAAGCGGATAGGGACGGCCTGA
- a CDS encoding porin family protein: protein MRFLVTVFGVLAVSSAAHSADLRDRSGGAPPPPPLSAPVFNWSGFHIGANAGYAFGDRRSTTIGTPAFQTLIAPGFVPAVLSSGAEGFIGGGQIGASAQLGSIVVGVEADIQGGQSTQSASFTGLAVLGTRLRTGTESKLDYLGTVRGRLGVAFDRFHVYGTAGLAYGKSTVSASVNGVDAPALVWQGTTSSLRTGYVLGAGAEYAFTSNLIGRFEYLFYDLGKQGASAGGNAAVRAVGALNGIDYASSTGIRGSVIRGAVSYKF from the coding sequence ATGCGTTTTCTCGTGACAGTGTTCGGGGTGCTTGCTGTCTCAAGCGCAGCTCACTCCGCTGACCTGCGTGACCGGAGTGGCGGCGCGCCGCCACCGCCTCCGCTCAGTGCTCCGGTCTTCAACTGGAGCGGGTTTCACATCGGCGCGAACGCAGGCTATGCCTTCGGCGATCGTCGCAGCACGACGATCGGAACTCCGGCCTTCCAGACGCTCATCGCTCCTGGTTTCGTTCCCGCCGTCCTCTCATCGGGCGCTGAGGGCTTCATTGGTGGTGGACAAATCGGCGCAAGCGCTCAGTTGGGTTCGATTGTCGTAGGCGTTGAGGCCGACATTCAGGGTGGCCAGTCCACGCAGAGCGCCTCCTTCACTGGTTTGGCTGTCCTCGGCACCCGCTTGCGCACGGGAACCGAGAGCAAGCTTGACTACCTCGGCACAGTGCGCGGTCGACTGGGCGTGGCTTTCGATCGTTTCCACGTCTACGGCACCGCCGGGCTTGCCTATGGCAAAAGCACGGTCAGCGCGTCAGTTAATGGTGTCGACGCTCCAGCTCTGGTCTGGCAGGGGACTACATCCAGCCTACGCACGGGATATGTCCTCGGCGCCGGAGCAGAGTACGCATTCACGAGCAACCTTATCGGGCGTTTCGAGTATCTTTTCTACGACCTTGGCAAGCAGGGTGCGAGCGCCGGCGGCAACGCCGCCGTGCGCGCCGTTGGCGCGCTGAACGGCATCGACTATGCCAGCAGCACCGGCATCCGGGGCTCGGTCATTCGTGGTGCAGTGAGCTATAAATTCTGA
- a CDS encoding UDP-N-acetylmuramate--L-alanine ligase, with amino-acid sequence MKLPVQTGPIHFIGIGGIGMSGIAEVLHNLGYTVQGSDAADNYNVKRLADKGIRTFIGHSAENIAGAEVVVVSTAIKRDNPELAMARERRLPVVHRAQMLAELMRLKSCVAVAGTHGKTTTTSLVATLLEKGGLDPTVINGGIINAYGTNARMGDGAWMVVEADESDGTFLRLPADVAIVTNIDPEHLDHFKSFDAIKAAFRSFVENLPFYGFAVMCIDHPTVQTMVGQIEDRRVITYGENPQADVRLVNVDLSGGKCRFSVLIRDRKRGSEVEIADLVLPMPGHHNALNATAAIAVAYELGVSPAMIRAAIAGFGGVKRRFTRTGEWNGAQIFDDYGHHPVEIAAVLKAARASTTEQVIAIVQPHRYTRLHSLFPDFCTCFNDADAVLVAPIYAAGEQPIAGASRDDLVAGIKAAGHRNVQALDGRHALAGLVAGLARPGDYIVCLGAGDITQWAYALPKELEALKS; translated from the coding sequence ATGAAACTGCCCGTCCAGACCGGCCCCATCCACTTCATTGGCATCGGCGGCATCGGCATGTCCGGCATCGCGGAGGTGCTGCACAATCTGGGCTACACGGTGCAGGGCTCTGACGCCGCCGACAATTACAACGTCAAGCGGCTGGCGGACAAAGGCATCCGCACCTTCATCGGCCATTCGGCCGAGAATATCGCCGGGGCCGAGGTCGTGGTCGTCTCCACCGCCATCAAGCGCGACAACCCCGAACTGGCCATGGCGCGCGAAAGGCGGCTGCCCGTGGTGCACCGCGCCCAGATGCTGGCCGAACTCATGCGGCTGAAATCCTGCGTGGCGGTGGCCGGGACCCATGGCAAGACCACCACCACATCCCTGGTGGCGACGCTGCTCGAGAAGGGCGGGCTCGACCCGACGGTGATCAATGGCGGGATCATCAACGCCTATGGCACCAATGCCCGCATGGGCGACGGGGCCTGGATGGTCGTCGAGGCCGACGAAAGCGACGGCACCTTCCTGCGCCTGCCGGCCGACGTGGCGATCGTCACCAACATCGATCCTGAACATCTCGACCATTTCAAGAGCTTCGACGCGATCAAGGCCGCGTTCCGCTCCTTCGTGGAGAACCTGCCGTTCTATGGCTTCGCCGTGATGTGCATCGATCATCCTACCGTGCAGACGATGGTGGGCCAGATCGAGGACCGGCGCGTCATCACCTATGGCGAGAACCCGCAGGCCGATGTCCGGCTCGTCAATGTCGATCTGTCCGGGGGCAAGTGCCGGTTCTCGGTGCTGATCCGCGACAGGAAGCGCGGCTCGGAGGTCGAGATCGCCGATCTCGTGCTGCCGATGCCGGGCCACCACAACGCGCTCAACGCAACCGCCGCGATCGCGGTGGCCTATGAGCTGGGCGTGAGCCCCGCGATGATCCGAGCCGCGATCGCAGGCTTCGGCGGCGTGAAGCGGCGGTTCACACGCACGGGCGAGTGGAACGGCGCGCAGATCTTCGATGATTACGGCCACCATCCGGTGGAGATCGCCGCCGTTCTGAAGGCGGCGCGCGCTTCCACGACCGAGCAGGTGATCGCCATCGTCCAGCCGCATCGCTACACGCGGCTGCACTCGCTGTTTCCGGATTTCTGCACCTGCTTCAACGATGCCGACGCGGTTCTTGTGGCCCCCATCTACGCTGCCGGCGAGCAACCCATTGCGGGCGCCTCGCGCGATGACCTCGTGGCCGGCATCAAGGCCGCCGGTCACCGCAACGTGCAGGCGCTCGATGGGCGTCATGCGCTCGCCGGGCTGGTGGCGGGCCTTGCGAGGCCAGGCGACTACATCGTGTGTCTTGGCGCCGGCGACATCACCCAATGGGCTTATGCCCTGCCGAAAGAACTTGAAGCGTTGAAAAGCTGA
- the murG gene encoding undecaprenyldiphospho-muramoylpentapeptide beta-N-acetylglucosaminyltransferase gives MAEQDTAQGASAADGLLILLAAGGTGGHLFPAEALSHALQRRGVSVELVTDLRAIEFTSGFPAAAVHAVPAATPSGRSFSDKILAAFAIVKGVFAARRLIRQLHPDVVVGFGGYPTVPPLLAATLGRHATILHEQNAVVGRANRFLSSRVDVIATGFAEVGGLSEAAKAKCVHVGNPVRTAVTHAAAAPYSPPEANGMLRILVFGGSQGARIMADVVPTAIQQLKPEEQARLMIVQQARVEDNRRVSSLYQSLGVRHEVSHFFDNLPEQMAAAHLVIARSGASTVAELGVIGRPSILVPLPGALDQDQMANAMTLGRTGAATVIAQPEFTPKRLAAELSKALSDPAGLTKAAEAAKSAAMPDAANRLAELVIATARRA, from the coding sequence ATGGCTGAGCAGGATACGGCGCAAGGCGCATCCGCGGCTGATGGTCTGCTCATCCTTCTCGCCGCAGGCGGCACAGGAGGGCATCTGTTTCCCGCCGAGGCGCTCAGCCATGCCCTCCAGCGCCGGGGGGTGAGCGTGGAACTGGTCACGGACCTGCGCGCCATTGAATTCACCAGCGGCTTTCCCGCCGCGGCCGTCCATGCCGTGCCGGCTGCGACGCCGTCGGGCCGCTCATTCAGCGACAAGATCCTGGCGGCGTTCGCCATCGTCAAGGGCGTGTTCGCCGCCCGACGCCTCATCAGGCAACTCCACCCCGATGTCGTCGTGGGCTTTGGCGGATATCCCACCGTGCCGCCGCTGCTTGCCGCCACGCTCGGGCGCCATGCGACCATCCTGCATGAGCAGAATGCCGTGGTTGGGCGCGCCAACCGCTTCCTGAGCAGCCGTGTGGACGTCATCGCGACAGGCTTCGCCGAGGTTGGCGGGCTTTCGGAGGCGGCGAAGGCCAAGTGCGTGCATGTGGGCAATCCTGTCCGCACGGCCGTCACACATGCCGCCGCCGCGCCCTACAGCCCTCCCGAGGCGAACGGCATGCTGCGGATTCTGGTGTTCGGCGGCAGCCAGGGCGCGCGCATCATGGCCGATGTCGTGCCCACCGCCATCCAGCAACTCAAACCGGAGGAGCAGGCGCGCCTGATGATCGTGCAGCAGGCGCGCGTCGAGGACAACAGGCGGGTGTCCTCGCTGTACCAGAGCCTTGGCGTGCGCCACGAGGTCTCGCACTTCTTCGACAACCTGCCAGAGCAGATGGCCGCCGCCCACCTTGTCATTGCCCGCTCGGGCGCGTCCACCGTGGCGGAGCTCGGCGTGATCGGGCGGCCCTCGATCCTGGTGCCGTTGCCGGGCGCGCTGGATCAGGACCAGATGGCGAATGCCATGACGCTCGGCCGGACCGGCGCTGCCACCGTCATCGCGCAGCCCGAATTCACGCCCAAGCGCCTGGCCGCTGAACTGAGCAAGGCGCTCTCCGACCCCGCCGGCTTGACGAAGGCGGCCGAAGCGGCGAAGAGCGCCGCCATGCCAGATGCCGCCAACCGGCTCGCCGAACTGGTGATCGCCACCGCGCGCCGCGCCTGA